From Megalobrama amblycephala isolate DHTTF-2021 linkage group LG24, ASM1881202v1, whole genome shotgun sequence, the proteins below share one genomic window:
- the phf20b gene encoding PHD finger protein 20b isoform X3, whose product MTKSPPHRRGITFEVGAQLEARDSLKNWYAASIEKIDYEDEKVLIHYRQWSHRYDEWFDWSSPYLRPVERIQLRKQGLNERQSAPGFHVNQKVLASWSDCRYYPAKILSRDKDAKDVERPNGPELRKRRASTGQMPPSKRSRANSSTEKNSPSQIKPVKTEVPETSESKDDPTTPAGNAAPTEEAESAPDLAAALKRQVHLPTTNKYSREPLYRVIKNQPPPILSIELDHNLFKCKIAGCLKSFRKASLLHYHMKYYHAQSDPSPPRCVQTRTTDKQNHSQETPRRRRTVSASHNTPSPLSDSKSGHTLSPPAVGSTHRQRSATLGAERSKENQHFNRSLHDDRDWVAKETGVKERERLREKRQRDFFRIKLKKKKKKKRKSKSDCYSTEESIGLKPFPCNLNSAHKLPLSLTHRSYTGLCPEKMLSQGEDSSSDLSSDSPVWSEDESDAELDLNMPLSEQGVETVSHGSEIVRCICEVQEENDFMIQCDECLCWQHGTCMGLYEDSVPDSYSCYICRDPPAQRQSQRYWYDKDWLSSGHMYGLSFLEENYSHQNSKKVTAAHQLLGDVHRVFEVLNGLQLKMSILQAQAHPDLKLWRQPWKPVDGLRRKAAGDSGIATPFPPSPPEMGVNEFETLKSEVPSPVETHCSFQDSYISSEHCYQKPRTYYPAVERRLVVETRGGSELEDSLRSTEDLLEMAEQRYSMPLDHDQHKLQLADRSFSKELECRMKRLVSAEQEKSCVVEIKEEEPDPVTPDPKPDPDLVLHQQWQLNLLEHIEAVQDEVTHRMDLIERELDVLESWLDYTGELEPPDPLARLPQLKHRIRQLLTDLGTVQQIALCSSSS is encoded by the exons ATGACAAAGAGCCCTCCTCACAGGCGTGGGATCACGTTCGAGGTGGGAGCGCAGCTGGAGGCGAGGGACAGTCTGAAGAACTG GTATGCAGCTAGCATTGAGAAGATCGACTATGAAGACGAGAAGGTTCTGATCCACTACAGACAGTGGAGTCATCGTTATGATGAATGGTTTGACTGGAGCAGTCCGTACCTTAGACCCGTGGAACGAATCCAGCTTAGGAAACAAGGTCTCAATGAACGGCAGAGCGCTCCA GGCTTTCATGTCAACCAGAAAGTTCTCGCCAGCTGGTCAGACTGTCGGTACTACCCTGCTAAGATCCTATCCCGGGACAAAGATG CAAAAGATGTGGAAAGGCCCAATGGTCCAGAACTGAGGAAGAGACGTGCATCAACAGGACAGATGCCACCGTCCAAAAGAAGCAGAGCCAATTCAAGCACAG AAAAAAACAGTCCATCTCAAATCAAACCGGTTAAAACAGAAGTCCCAGAGACTTCAGAAAGTAAGGATGACCCAACCACTCCTGCAGGAAACGCAGCACCCACCGAAGAGGCAGAATCTGCACCTGATCTTG CTGCAGCACTCAAACGGCAAGTCCACCTTCCAACCACAAACAAGTACAGCAGAGAACCAT TGTACAGGGTCATCAAAAACCAACCTCCTCCTATCCTGTCCATTGAACTGGACCATAACCTATTCAAATGCAAGATCGCAGGCTGCCTCAAGTCTTTCCGCAAGGCGTCTCTGCTGCACTACCACATGAAGTACTATCACGCACAGAGCGACCCAAGCCCCCCTCGCTGCGTCCAGACACGCACCACAGACAAACAGAACCACAGCCAGGAGACCCCTCGCAGGCGCCGCACCGTCTCGGCTTCTCACA ATACTCCCTCTCCGCTGAGTGACAGTAAGTCAGGTCACACTCTGTCGCCCCCTGCTGTCGGCAGCACGCACCGGCAGCGCTCGGCCACACTAGGCGCAGAGAGGAGCAAAGAGAACCAACACTTCAACCGCTCGCTGCATGACGACAGAGACTGGGTTGCCAAGGAAACAG GGGTGAAAGAACGGGAAAGGCTGAGGGAGAAGCGGCAGAGGGATTTCTTCCGCATCAAactgaagaaaaagaagaagaagaaaaggaagTCTAAGTCAG ACTGTTACAGCACTGAGGAGAGCATTGGCCTAAAGCCTTTCCCCTGCAATCTGAATTCGGCCCACAAATTGCCCCTCTCCCTCACACACCGATCCTACACGGGACTCTGCCCCGAAAAGATGCTCAGCCAGG GTGAAGACAGCAGCAGTGATTTGTCTTCAGACAGTCCTGTATGGAGTGAGGACGAGTCTGATGCTGAGCTGGATCTAAACATGCCCCTCTCGGAGCAGGGTGTGGAAACGGTCTCTCACGGCTCTGAGATTGTACGCTGTATTTGTGAAGTGCAGGAGGAGAACGACTTCATGATACAG TGTGATGAGTGTTTGTGCTGGCAGCATGGGACGTGTATGGGTCTGTATGAGGACAGTGTGCCAGACAGCTACAGCTGTTACATCTGCAGAGACCCCCCAG CCCAGAGGCAGAGTCAAAGGTACTGGTATGATAAAGACTGGCTGAGCAGTGGTCACATGTATGGCTTGTCTTTCCTGGAGGAGAACTACTCCCACCAGAACAGTAAGAAAGTGACAGCCGCCCATCAGCTTCTAGGGGACGTCCACCGTGTGTTTGAGGTCCTGAATGGCCTGCAGCTCAAGATGAGCATCCTACA GGCACAAGCCCATCCAGACCTGAAGCTCTGGAGGCAGCCCTGGAAACCTGTAGACGGCCTACGGAGGAAGGCGGCAGGTGATTCTGGCATAGCTACTCCCTTCCCCCCCTCACCCCCTGAAATGGGAGTGAACGAATTTGAGACGTTGAAAAGCGAAGTCCCATCACCCGTGGAGACACATTGCTCTTTCCAGGACTCTTACATTAGCAGCGAGCACTGCTACCAAAAGCCCCGTACGTACTACCCAGCGGTGGAGAGAAGACTTGTGGTAGAGACGCGGGGCGGTTCTGAGCTGGAGGACAGTCTTAGGAGCACTGAGGACCTACTAGAGATGGCCGAGCAGAGGTACAGCATGCCACTGGACCACGACCAGCACAAGCTTCAGCTGGCTGACCGCTCTTTTAGTAAG GAGCTGGAGTGCCGTATGAAACGACTGGTTTCCGCTGAGCAGGAAAAGAGTTGTGTGGTGGAAATCAAGGAAGAGGAGCCTGACCCTGTGACCCCTGACCCAAAGCCTGACCCTGATCTTGTGCTGCACCAGCAGTGGCAGCTGAACCTGCTGGAGCACATTGAAGCAGTGCAGGATGAAGTGACACACAGAATGGACCTTATTGAGAGAGAACTAGATG TGCTGGAGAGTTGGCTAGACTACACAGGTGAGCTGGAACCTCCGGATCCGCTGGCGCGCCTCCCTCAGCTGAAACATCGCATCAGACAACTCCTTACTGACCTGGGAACAGTCCAGCAGATCGCACTCTGCTCCTCATCCTCTTGA
- the phf20b gene encoding PHD finger protein 20b isoform X1, which yields MTKSPPHRRGITFEVGAQLEARDSLKNWYAASIEKIDYEDEKVLIHYRQWSHRYDEWFDWSSPYLRPVERIQLRKQGLNERQSAPGFHVNQKVLASWSDCRYYPAKILSRDKDGFYTVKFFDGVIKTVKGIKVKPFRKESSDGKTNQQARKRGDQNGKEWKTKENNNNSRSNGSRHSTSDQDGESGSEGDEEDTTVMDEDNVLQNGGESESTETKIVDESELRSVEHNEKEPNKDNKTETLENGEEANKPEEKEMNGGPEETKELQNGIDKNEEDKKEKEEASDESPSLPRRTRSRMADAKDVERPNGPELRKRRASTGQMPPSKRSRANSSTEKNSPSQIKPVKTEVPETSESKDDPTTPAGNAAPTEEAESAPDLAAALKRQVHLPTTNKYSREPLYRVIKNQPPPILSIELDHNLFKCKIAGCLKSFRKASLLHYHMKYYHAQSDPSPPRCVQTRTTDKQNHSQETPRRRRTVSASHNTPSPLSDSKSGHTLSPPAVGSTHRQRSATLGAERSKENQHFNRSLHDDRDWVAKETGVKERERLREKRQRDFFRIKLKKKKKKKRKSKSDCYSTEESIGLKPFPCNLNSAHKLPLSLTHRSYTGLCPEKMLSQGEDSSSDLSSDSPVWSEDESDAELDLNMPLSEQGVETVSHGSEIVRCICEVQEENDFMIQCDECLCWQHGTCMGLYEDSVPDSYSCYICRDPPAQRQSQRYWYDKDWLSSGHMYGLSFLEENYSHQNSKKVTAAHQLLGDVHRVFEVLNGLQLKMSILQAQAHPDLKLWRQPWKPVDGLRRKAAGDSGIATPFPPSPPEMGVNEFETLKSEVPSPVETHCSFQDSYISSEHCYQKPRTYYPAVERRLVVETRGGSELEDSLRSTEDLLEMAEQRYSMPLDHDQHKLQLADRSFSKELECRMKRLVSAEQEKSCVVEIKEEEPDPVTPDPKPDPDLVLHQQWQLNLLEHIEAVQDEVTHRMDLIERELDVLESWLDYTGELEPPDPLARLPQLKHRIRQLLTDLGTVQQIALCSSSS from the exons ATGACAAAGAGCCCTCCTCACAGGCGTGGGATCACGTTCGAGGTGGGAGCGCAGCTGGAGGCGAGGGACAGTCTGAAGAACTG GTATGCAGCTAGCATTGAGAAGATCGACTATGAAGACGAGAAGGTTCTGATCCACTACAGACAGTGGAGTCATCGTTATGATGAATGGTTTGACTGGAGCAGTCCGTACCTTAGACCCGTGGAACGAATCCAGCTTAGGAAACAAGGTCTCAATGAACGGCAGAGCGCTCCA GGCTTTCATGTCAACCAGAAAGTTCTCGCCAGCTGGTCAGACTGTCGGTACTACCCTGCTAAGATCCTATCCCGGGACAAAGATG gTTTCTACACGGTGAAGTTTTTTGATGGAGTCATAAAGACAGTGAAGGGGATTAAGGTGAAGCCGTTCCGCAAGGAG AGCTCTGATGGCAAGACCAATCAGCAAGCTCGAAAGCGGGGGGATCAGAACGGGAAAGAATGGAAGACTAAagagaacaacaacaacagcagaaGTAACGGCTCAAGACACAGCACTTCTGACCAGGACGGAGAGAGCGGATCGGAAGGAGACGAAGAAGACACAACAGTGATGGATGAGGACAATGTTCTCCAGAATGGCGGAGAAAGCGAAAGCACAGAAACTAAGATAGTTGATGAATCAGAGCTGAGATCTGTTGAGCACAATGAAAAAGAGCCCAACAAAGACAACAAGACAGAAACGCTTGAGAATGGAGAAGAAGCAAACAAACCAGAAGAGAAAGAGATGAATGGAGGACCGGAGGAGACCAAAGAACTTCAAAATGGCATTGACAAGAACGAAGAGGACAAGAAAGAGAAGGAAGAAGCGTCAGATGAAAGTCCCAGTCTGCCCAGAAGGACACGGAGTAGGATGGCAGATG CAAAAGATGTGGAAAGGCCCAATGGTCCAGAACTGAGGAAGAGACGTGCATCAACAGGACAGATGCCACCGTCCAAAAGAAGCAGAGCCAATTCAAGCACAG AAAAAAACAGTCCATCTCAAATCAAACCGGTTAAAACAGAAGTCCCAGAGACTTCAGAAAGTAAGGATGACCCAACCACTCCTGCAGGAAACGCAGCACCCACCGAAGAGGCAGAATCTGCACCTGATCTTG CTGCAGCACTCAAACGGCAAGTCCACCTTCCAACCACAAACAAGTACAGCAGAGAACCAT TGTACAGGGTCATCAAAAACCAACCTCCTCCTATCCTGTCCATTGAACTGGACCATAACCTATTCAAATGCAAGATCGCAGGCTGCCTCAAGTCTTTCCGCAAGGCGTCTCTGCTGCACTACCACATGAAGTACTATCACGCACAGAGCGACCCAAGCCCCCCTCGCTGCGTCCAGACACGCACCACAGACAAACAGAACCACAGCCAGGAGACCCCTCGCAGGCGCCGCACCGTCTCGGCTTCTCACA ATACTCCCTCTCCGCTGAGTGACAGTAAGTCAGGTCACACTCTGTCGCCCCCTGCTGTCGGCAGCACGCACCGGCAGCGCTCGGCCACACTAGGCGCAGAGAGGAGCAAAGAGAACCAACACTTCAACCGCTCGCTGCATGACGACAGAGACTGGGTTGCCAAGGAAACAG GGGTGAAAGAACGGGAAAGGCTGAGGGAGAAGCGGCAGAGGGATTTCTTCCGCATCAAactgaagaaaaagaagaagaagaaaaggaagTCTAAGTCAG ACTGTTACAGCACTGAGGAGAGCATTGGCCTAAAGCCTTTCCCCTGCAATCTGAATTCGGCCCACAAATTGCCCCTCTCCCTCACACACCGATCCTACACGGGACTCTGCCCCGAAAAGATGCTCAGCCAGG GTGAAGACAGCAGCAGTGATTTGTCTTCAGACAGTCCTGTATGGAGTGAGGACGAGTCTGATGCTGAGCTGGATCTAAACATGCCCCTCTCGGAGCAGGGTGTGGAAACGGTCTCTCACGGCTCTGAGATTGTACGCTGTATTTGTGAAGTGCAGGAGGAGAACGACTTCATGATACAG TGTGATGAGTGTTTGTGCTGGCAGCATGGGACGTGTATGGGTCTGTATGAGGACAGTGTGCCAGACAGCTACAGCTGTTACATCTGCAGAGACCCCCCAG CCCAGAGGCAGAGTCAAAGGTACTGGTATGATAAAGACTGGCTGAGCAGTGGTCACATGTATGGCTTGTCTTTCCTGGAGGAGAACTACTCCCACCAGAACAGTAAGAAAGTGACAGCCGCCCATCAGCTTCTAGGGGACGTCCACCGTGTGTTTGAGGTCCTGAATGGCCTGCAGCTCAAGATGAGCATCCTACA GGCACAAGCCCATCCAGACCTGAAGCTCTGGAGGCAGCCCTGGAAACCTGTAGACGGCCTACGGAGGAAGGCGGCAGGTGATTCTGGCATAGCTACTCCCTTCCCCCCCTCACCCCCTGAAATGGGAGTGAACGAATTTGAGACGTTGAAAAGCGAAGTCCCATCACCCGTGGAGACACATTGCTCTTTCCAGGACTCTTACATTAGCAGCGAGCACTGCTACCAAAAGCCCCGTACGTACTACCCAGCGGTGGAGAGAAGACTTGTGGTAGAGACGCGGGGCGGTTCTGAGCTGGAGGACAGTCTTAGGAGCACTGAGGACCTACTAGAGATGGCCGAGCAGAGGTACAGCATGCCACTGGACCACGACCAGCACAAGCTTCAGCTGGCTGACCGCTCTTTTAGTAAG GAGCTGGAGTGCCGTATGAAACGACTGGTTTCCGCTGAGCAGGAAAAGAGTTGTGTGGTGGAAATCAAGGAAGAGGAGCCTGACCCTGTGACCCCTGACCCAAAGCCTGACCCTGATCTTGTGCTGCACCAGCAGTGGCAGCTGAACCTGCTGGAGCACATTGAAGCAGTGCAGGATGAAGTGACACACAGAATGGACCTTATTGAGAGAGAACTAGATG TGCTGGAGAGTTGGCTAGACTACACAGGTGAGCTGGAACCTCCGGATCCGCTGGCGCGCCTCCCTCAGCTGAAACATCGCATCAGACAACTCCTTACTGACCTGGGAACAGTCCAGCAGATCGCACTCTGCTCCTCATCCTCTTGA
- the phf20b gene encoding PHD finger protein 20b isoform X2 codes for MTKSPPHRRGITFEVGAQLEARDSLKNWYAASIEKIDYEDEKVLIHYRQWSHRYDEWFDWSSPYLRPVERIQLRKQGLNERQSAPGFHVNQKVLASWSDCRYYPAKILSRDKDGFYTVKFFDGVIKTVKGIKVKPFRKESSDGKTNQQARKRGDQNGKEWKTKENNNNSRSNGSRHSTSDQDGESGSEGDEEDTTVMDEDNVLQNGGESESTETKIVDESELRSVEHNEKEPNKDNKTETLENGEEANKPEEKEMNGGPEETKELQNGIDKNEEDKKEKEEASDESPSLPRRTRSRMADAKDVERPNGPELRKRRASTGQMPPSKRSRANSSTEKNSPSQIKPVKTEVPETSESKDDPTTPAGNAAPTEEAESAPDLAAALKRQVHLPTTNKYSREPLYRVIKNQPPPILSIELDHNLFKCKIAGCLKSFRKASLLHYHMKYYHAQSDPSPPRCVQTRTTDKQNHSQETPRRRRTVSASHNTPSPLSDSKSGHTLSPPAVGSTHRQRSATLGAERSKENQHFNRSLHDDRDWVAKETGVKERERLREKRQRDFFRIKLKKKKKKKRKSKSGEDSSSDLSSDSPVWSEDESDAELDLNMPLSEQGVETVSHGSEIVRCICEVQEENDFMIQCDECLCWQHGTCMGLYEDSVPDSYSCYICRDPPAQRQSQRYWYDKDWLSSGHMYGLSFLEENYSHQNSKKVTAAHQLLGDVHRVFEVLNGLQLKMSILQAQAHPDLKLWRQPWKPVDGLRRKAAGDSGIATPFPPSPPEMGVNEFETLKSEVPSPVETHCSFQDSYISSEHCYQKPRTYYPAVERRLVVETRGGSELEDSLRSTEDLLEMAEQRYSMPLDHDQHKLQLADRSFSKELECRMKRLVSAEQEKSCVVEIKEEEPDPVTPDPKPDPDLVLHQQWQLNLLEHIEAVQDEVTHRMDLIERELDVLESWLDYTGELEPPDPLARLPQLKHRIRQLLTDLGTVQQIALCSSSS; via the exons ATGACAAAGAGCCCTCCTCACAGGCGTGGGATCACGTTCGAGGTGGGAGCGCAGCTGGAGGCGAGGGACAGTCTGAAGAACTG GTATGCAGCTAGCATTGAGAAGATCGACTATGAAGACGAGAAGGTTCTGATCCACTACAGACAGTGGAGTCATCGTTATGATGAATGGTTTGACTGGAGCAGTCCGTACCTTAGACCCGTGGAACGAATCCAGCTTAGGAAACAAGGTCTCAATGAACGGCAGAGCGCTCCA GGCTTTCATGTCAACCAGAAAGTTCTCGCCAGCTGGTCAGACTGTCGGTACTACCCTGCTAAGATCCTATCCCGGGACAAAGATG gTTTCTACACGGTGAAGTTTTTTGATGGAGTCATAAAGACAGTGAAGGGGATTAAGGTGAAGCCGTTCCGCAAGGAG AGCTCTGATGGCAAGACCAATCAGCAAGCTCGAAAGCGGGGGGATCAGAACGGGAAAGAATGGAAGACTAAagagaacaacaacaacagcagaaGTAACGGCTCAAGACACAGCACTTCTGACCAGGACGGAGAGAGCGGATCGGAAGGAGACGAAGAAGACACAACAGTGATGGATGAGGACAATGTTCTCCAGAATGGCGGAGAAAGCGAAAGCACAGAAACTAAGATAGTTGATGAATCAGAGCTGAGATCTGTTGAGCACAATGAAAAAGAGCCCAACAAAGACAACAAGACAGAAACGCTTGAGAATGGAGAAGAAGCAAACAAACCAGAAGAGAAAGAGATGAATGGAGGACCGGAGGAGACCAAAGAACTTCAAAATGGCATTGACAAGAACGAAGAGGACAAGAAAGAGAAGGAAGAAGCGTCAGATGAAAGTCCCAGTCTGCCCAGAAGGACACGGAGTAGGATGGCAGATG CAAAAGATGTGGAAAGGCCCAATGGTCCAGAACTGAGGAAGAGACGTGCATCAACAGGACAGATGCCACCGTCCAAAAGAAGCAGAGCCAATTCAAGCACAG AAAAAAACAGTCCATCTCAAATCAAACCGGTTAAAACAGAAGTCCCAGAGACTTCAGAAAGTAAGGATGACCCAACCACTCCTGCAGGAAACGCAGCACCCACCGAAGAGGCAGAATCTGCACCTGATCTTG CTGCAGCACTCAAACGGCAAGTCCACCTTCCAACCACAAACAAGTACAGCAGAGAACCAT TGTACAGGGTCATCAAAAACCAACCTCCTCCTATCCTGTCCATTGAACTGGACCATAACCTATTCAAATGCAAGATCGCAGGCTGCCTCAAGTCTTTCCGCAAGGCGTCTCTGCTGCACTACCACATGAAGTACTATCACGCACAGAGCGACCCAAGCCCCCCTCGCTGCGTCCAGACACGCACCACAGACAAACAGAACCACAGCCAGGAGACCCCTCGCAGGCGCCGCACCGTCTCGGCTTCTCACA ATACTCCCTCTCCGCTGAGTGACAGTAAGTCAGGTCACACTCTGTCGCCCCCTGCTGTCGGCAGCACGCACCGGCAGCGCTCGGCCACACTAGGCGCAGAGAGGAGCAAAGAGAACCAACACTTCAACCGCTCGCTGCATGACGACAGAGACTGGGTTGCCAAGGAAACAG GGGTGAAAGAACGGGAAAGGCTGAGGGAGAAGCGGCAGAGGGATTTCTTCCGCATCAAactgaagaaaaagaagaagaagaaaaggaagTCTAAGTCAG GTGAAGACAGCAGCAGTGATTTGTCTTCAGACAGTCCTGTATGGAGTGAGGACGAGTCTGATGCTGAGCTGGATCTAAACATGCCCCTCTCGGAGCAGGGTGTGGAAACGGTCTCTCACGGCTCTGAGATTGTACGCTGTATTTGTGAAGTGCAGGAGGAGAACGACTTCATGATACAG TGTGATGAGTGTTTGTGCTGGCAGCATGGGACGTGTATGGGTCTGTATGAGGACAGTGTGCCAGACAGCTACAGCTGTTACATCTGCAGAGACCCCCCAG CCCAGAGGCAGAGTCAAAGGTACTGGTATGATAAAGACTGGCTGAGCAGTGGTCACATGTATGGCTTGTCTTTCCTGGAGGAGAACTACTCCCACCAGAACAGTAAGAAAGTGACAGCCGCCCATCAGCTTCTAGGGGACGTCCACCGTGTGTTTGAGGTCCTGAATGGCCTGCAGCTCAAGATGAGCATCCTACA GGCACAAGCCCATCCAGACCTGAAGCTCTGGAGGCAGCCCTGGAAACCTGTAGACGGCCTACGGAGGAAGGCGGCAGGTGATTCTGGCATAGCTACTCCCTTCCCCCCCTCACCCCCTGAAATGGGAGTGAACGAATTTGAGACGTTGAAAAGCGAAGTCCCATCACCCGTGGAGACACATTGCTCTTTCCAGGACTCTTACATTAGCAGCGAGCACTGCTACCAAAAGCCCCGTACGTACTACCCAGCGGTGGAGAGAAGACTTGTGGTAGAGACGCGGGGCGGTTCTGAGCTGGAGGACAGTCTTAGGAGCACTGAGGACCTACTAGAGATGGCCGAGCAGAGGTACAGCATGCCACTGGACCACGACCAGCACAAGCTTCAGCTGGCTGACCGCTCTTTTAGTAAG GAGCTGGAGTGCCGTATGAAACGACTGGTTTCCGCTGAGCAGGAAAAGAGTTGTGTGGTGGAAATCAAGGAAGAGGAGCCTGACCCTGTGACCCCTGACCCAAAGCCTGACCCTGATCTTGTGCTGCACCAGCAGTGGCAGCTGAACCTGCTGGAGCACATTGAAGCAGTGCAGGATGAAGTGACACACAGAATGGACCTTATTGAGAGAGAACTAGATG TGCTGGAGAGTTGGCTAGACTACACAGGTGAGCTGGAACCTCCGGATCCGCTGGCGCGCCTCCCTCAGCTGAAACATCGCATCAGACAACTCCTTACTGACCTGGGAACAGTCCAGCAGATCGCACTCTGCTCCTCATCCTCTTGA